The following are encoded in a window of Sutcliffiella horikoshii genomic DNA:
- a CDS encoding MurR/RpiR family transcriptional regulator produces the protein MNKELIFIQESLHTFKPSERKVAEFILEKPADVINISIQKLAENTQVSEATIIRLSRSLRCKGFKELKLKIAYDLAKAKAEKNLEGYEDIPIDDSVSSMIHSVSQNNIQAIHNTVGVLDEAELEKAIELISKARIVAVYGIGASGLIAMDFKQKLTRINRWCEAAYDKDTQVTIAANLSETDVAFGISYSGHTKDIIESLKVAKENGASVITLTRSGENPTSAIADVKLNTTSLERNVRSGATSSRIAQLNVIDILFFGVMKLDQERNIKALDKTRKAVEASKRHV, from the coding sequence ATGAATAAAGAATTAATTTTTATCCAGGAAAGTTTACATACTTTCAAGCCATCAGAGCGAAAAGTAGCAGAATTCATTTTGGAAAAACCTGCAGACGTAATAAACATATCCATTCAAAAGCTTGCAGAAAATACTCAGGTCAGCGAAGCGACCATCATCCGACTATCCCGATCGCTTAGATGCAAGGGGTTTAAGGAACTAAAATTAAAAATTGCCTATGACTTGGCAAAGGCGAAAGCGGAAAAGAATCTAGAAGGTTATGAGGATATTCCAATAGATGACTCGGTGTCTTCGATGATTCACTCTGTTTCTCAAAACAATATTCAGGCAATCCATAACACGGTGGGAGTGTTGGATGAAGCGGAGTTAGAGAAAGCCATTGAGCTAATTTCAAAAGCAAGAATTGTTGCAGTATATGGGATTGGAGCATCCGGCCTTATTGCCATGGACTTTAAACAGAAGCTAACCAGGATAAACCGATGGTGTGAAGCTGCTTATGATAAAGACACCCAGGTAACCATTGCTGCCAATTTATCGGAAACAGATGTTGCATTTGGCATTTCCTATAGCGGTCATACGAAGGATATCATTGAATCGCTCAAAGTAGCAAAAGAAAACGGGGCTTCAGTCATTACACTGACTAGGTCAGGAGAGAATCCTACATCTGCAATTGCAGATGTGAAATTGAACACCACAAGCTTAGAGCGGAATGTAAGAAGTGGTGCAACGAGCTCCAGGATTGCACAGTTGAATGTCATCGATATATTGTTTTTCGGTGTAATGAAACTAGATCAAGAACGGAATATCAAAGCATTGGATAAAACGCGTAAAGCAGTGGAGGCGTCCAAGCGTCATGTATGA
- a CDS encoding AraC family transcriptional regulator, giving the protein MHTSEQEKLINKVEEYIENNLESPLSLEKLASISTYSPFHFQRIFKAQVGETPANYVKRLRMEKAAHLLIYEHSIPITQIAFMCGFTSLSYFTTSFHTYFQSSPTNWREGAYLERFPREYADNSKKSKQHRNMEQEQQNNNGYNKYQWLDLEKVKVMEFPVCTTVKKQNVGPYTQGIPDVWETVYHWAKARDIITDNTFIFGVPKSNPFITPAQMSRYDCHLAVEGLMGDTLETYQFKGGKHVVYEFDEPVDYVERNKLIECYSELYSFWLPKSGYKYLDNPMELITIKPKKGSLGVDVSVKAIALAIEPK; this is encoded by the coding sequence ATGCATACTTCCGAACAAGAAAAACTGATAAATAAAGTCGAGGAATATATAGAAAATAACCTAGAGAGCCCACTTAGCCTTGAAAAGCTAGCCTCCATTTCTACTTACTCTCCCTTTCATTTTCAACGCATTTTTAAAGCCCAGGTAGGTGAAACTCCAGCTAATTATGTGAAACGCCTTAGAATGGAAAAAGCTGCTCATCTATTAATATATGAACATAGCATACCCATTACGCAAATTGCGTTCATGTGTGGCTTTACTTCTCTTTCTTACTTCACCACTTCCTTTCATACATATTTCCAAAGCAGTCCCACTAATTGGAGAGAAGGTGCCTATCTAGAGAGATTTCCACGAGAATATGCTGATAATAGCAAGAAATCTAAACAGCATCGCAATATGGAGCAAGAACAGCAAAACAACAACGGATATAATAAATACCAGTGGCTCGATCTTGAAAAAGTGAAGGTCATGGAATTTCCAGTGTGCACAACTGTGAAGAAGCAAAATGTCGGTCCATACACACAAGGGATACCGGATGTTTGGGAGACTGTGTACCATTGGGCAAAGGCTCGAGATATTATTACGGACAACACGTTCATATTTGGGGTGCCTAAAAGTAATCCATTTATAACTCCGGCACAAATGAGCCGATATGATTGTCACCTAGCTGTGGAAGGGTTGATGGGCGATACTCTAGAGACCTATCAGTTCAAAGGGGGAAAGCATGTAGTCTATGAGTTTGATGAGCCTGTGGATTATGTTGAAAGGAATAAGCTAATAGAGTGCTACTCGGAGCTATACAGTTTTTGGCTTCCTAAAAGCGGATATAAATACTTGGATAACCCAATGGAGCTTATAACCATAAAACCTAAAAAAGGTAGCTTAGGAGTAGACGTTAGCGTGAAGGCTATTGCATTAGCCATTGAGCCGAAATAA
- a CDS encoding serine hydrolase domain-containing protein: MYENYINSLIENKELPGAVLYVTKKKQIQCCKAVGSFIGADEKNYPVKENTLFDVASLTKVVATLPASLLLVSKGDLHLEKQVQHYLPDFRHKKVKVEDLLTHRSGLPPDLPYVARDGQRDVMEGIYQTELRQDPGISVAYSDLGMILLGKIIEKITGQPLDTFTKEHIFTPWGLQNTGYNPTSNMKAFSASTEKFGTRYIQGEVHDEKALHLGGVSGSAGLFSTAKDIAKFAEHFLYPEEQDVIPPDLMRLATLHKQSNRGLGFEVWNREGDPLSCGQNWPKGSFGHTGFTGTSVWVDPQNELIVAFLTNAVHYGRSTNIRTIRKTLHSMIYSSIQGENS; this comes from the coding sequence ATGTATGAAAATTATATTAATAGCTTAATAGAAAACAAGGAGCTGCCGGGAGCGGTCCTTTATGTAACCAAGAAAAAGCAAATACAGTGTTGCAAAGCCGTTGGTAGCTTTATAGGGGCGGATGAGAAGAACTATCCAGTAAAGGAAAATACTTTATTTGATGTTGCCTCCTTGACCAAAGTGGTGGCGACTCTTCCTGCAAGTCTTTTGTTGGTGAGCAAAGGAGATTTGCACCTTGAAAAGCAAGTGCAGCATTATTTGCCTGATTTCAGACATAAAAAAGTGAAGGTGGAGGACCTGCTCACTCACCGCTCCGGATTGCCGCCAGATCTTCCGTATGTGGCAAGGGATGGGCAAAGGGATGTGATGGAGGGAATTTATCAGACGGAGCTTCGGCAGGATCCGGGGATATCCGTTGCTTATAGTGATTTGGGGATGATTCTATTAGGGAAAATCATTGAAAAAATTACTGGTCAGCCACTGGATACCTTTACGAAGGAACATATTTTTACACCCTGGGGATTACAAAATACTGGCTATAACCCCACCTCAAATATGAAAGCGTTTTCTGCTTCGACGGAAAAATTTGGAACTCGCTACATACAAGGAGAAGTTCATGATGAAAAAGCTTTACACCTGGGAGGGGTGAGCGGCAGTGCCGGGTTATTTTCCACTGCCAAAGATATTGCCAAGTTCGCTGAGCACTTTTTATATCCAGAGGAACAGGATGTCATCCCACCAGACCTGATGCGACTGGCAACCCTCCATAAGCAATCCAACCGAGGACTTGGATTTGAAGTATGGAACCGGGAAGGGGACCCGTTGTCATGCGGACAAAATTGGCCAAAAGGTTCATTCGGCCATACAGGGTTTACCGGCACCAGTGTGTGGGTCGACCCACAGAATGAACTAATTGTTGCATTTCTTACCAATGCCGTTCATTACGGCAGGTCTACCAACATACGAACCATCAGGAAAACATTGCACTCGATGATTTACTCCTCCATCCAAGGGGAGAATTCATAA
- a CDS encoding EutN/CcmL family microcompartment protein, protein MIIAKVTGSIVATTKAEKLKGKKLLIVTPLDMKNIEEDGKPIVAIDTVGSGVGEVVLIVSGSSARQTEITNGVPVDAAIVGIVDQIELNGTLTFSKGGN, encoded by the coding sequence ATGATTATTGCAAAAGTGACAGGATCCATCGTCGCCACCACCAAAGCGGAAAAACTCAAAGGGAAAAAGCTGCTAATCGTCACCCCGCTAGACATGAAAAACATCGAAGAAGACGGCAAGCCCATTGTTGCCATCGACACCGTTGGCTCTGGCGTGGGTGAAGTGGTATTAATCGTTAGCGGAAGTTCTGCGAGACAGACAGAAATTACGAACGGGGTACCGGTCGACGCCGCCATCGTGGGAATCGTTGACCAAATCGAGCTAAACGGCACCCTCACCTTTTCAAAAGGAGGTAATTGA
- a CDS encoding BMC domain-containing protein: protein MSQEALGMIETKGLIGAIEAADAMVKAANVTLVGKEFVGGGLVAVMVRGDVGAVKAATEAGADAAGRVGNLVSVHVIPRPNSEVNGILPAAK, encoded by the coding sequence ATGAGTCAAGAAGCATTAGGAATGATTGAAACAAAAGGTCTAATCGGGGCAATTGAAGCGGCAGACGCAATGGTTAAAGCAGCGAACGTAACACTTGTAGGAAAAGAATTCGTAGGTGGCGGACTTGTAGCAGTAATGGTACGCGGTGATGTAGGAGCTGTAAAAGCGGCAACAGAAGCTGGCGCGGATGCAGCAGGAAGAGTTGGAAACTTAGTATCTGTACACGTCATCCCACGTCCAAACTCCGAAGTAAACGGAATTCTACCGGCAGCGAAATAA
- the eutM gene encoding ethanolamine utilization microcompartment protein EutM — MSNALGMIETKGLVGAIEAADAMMKAANVSLVGKVQVGGGLITVMVRGDVGAVKAATEAGADAAQRVGEFLSVHVIPRPHSDIEKILPTTL, encoded by the coding sequence ATGAGCAACGCATTAGGGATGATTGAAACAAAAGGTTTAGTAGGGGCAATCGAAGCAGCAGACGCTATGATGAAGGCAGCAAACGTATCGTTAGTAGGAAAAGTTCAAGTGGGCGGCGGATTAATCACTGTCATGGTACGCGGTGATGTAGGAGCTGTAAAAGCGGCAACAGAAGCAGGGGCAGATGCAGCGCAACGTGTTGGCGAATTCCTATCCGTGCATGTGATCCCAAGACCACATTCCGATATCGAAAAAATCCTTCCTACCACTCTATGA
- a CDS encoding EutN/CcmL family microcompartment protein — MKLAKVVGNVVSTIKTPSHQNKKLMVVIPVDASGKECGDAMIAFDRFHAGAGDYVLILEEGGAARDILGDPKGSFDAVIAGIVDRLN; from the coding sequence ATGAAACTAGCAAAAGTCGTTGGAAATGTCGTTTCGACGATTAAAACACCAAGTCATCAAAACAAAAAGCTCATGGTCGTTATTCCAGTGGACGCGAGCGGCAAGGAGTGCGGCGATGCCATGATAGCCTTCGACCGCTTTCACGCAGGAGCCGGCGACTATGTGCTCATACTAGAAGAGGGTGGAGCGGCAAGAGATATATTAGGAGATCCAAAAGGTTCTTTTGATGCCGTCATTGCCGGAATTGTCGACCGATTAAATTAA
- a CDS encoding DUF1761 domain-containing protein — translation MMDWSELNVVAILIGAILYAVYGGIYYTIMLGKKKDTPFKQTEGPLKYVVSIMIAFVSSSIVASFVQAAGAEGILSGLIVGSLIGIIITLVYLKNTLFGLVTKKAFYIAVGDHLIIFALLGMVHGVINGM, via the coding sequence ATGATGGATTGGTCTGAATTGAATGTTGTTGCAATACTAATAGGTGCTATTCTGTATGCAGTTTATGGAGGAATCTATTACACGATCATGCTCGGAAAAAAGAAAGACACGCCATTTAAACAGACGGAAGGCCCGCTTAAATATGTTGTCTCTATAATGATTGCATTTGTCAGCTCTTCTATAGTAGCATCTTTCGTGCAGGCAGCAGGAGCAGAAGGCATTCTGAGCGGTCTGATAGTAGGTTCATTAATAGGAATAATCATTACTCTAGTCTATTTAAAAAATACATTGTTTGGTCTAGTAACAAAAAAAGCATTCTATATTGCTGTAGGAGACCATCTCATCATTTTTGCATTGCTAGGTATGGTGCATGGTGTCATAAATGGAATGTAA
- a CDS encoding EutN/CcmL family microcompartment protein → MFVAKVIGNMICTHKDESLKGLKLLIVQPVDDQLQDKGKPLVAIDTIGQSGEGDLVYLAKSRESSLPLNKDLVASDAGILGIIDYYNVKRMEEI, encoded by the coding sequence ATGTTCGTAGCAAAAGTGATTGGAAACATGATCTGTACCCATAAAGACGAGAGCTTGAAGGGGTTGAAGCTATTAATCGTCCAACCAGTAGATGATCAGTTGCAGGATAAAGGAAAACCACTTGTTGCTATTGACACAATCGGTCAATCAGGAGAAGGGGACCTTGTTTATCTTGCAAAAAGCAGGGAATCCTCTCTGCCATTGAACAAAGACCTTGTCGCATCAGACGCGGGAATACTTGGAATCATTGACTATTACAACGTAAAACGAATGGAGGAAATATAA
- the tpiA gene encoding triose-phosphate isomerase, whose protein sequence is MDQSIKAYIKQLVQEAIEQSASSLNNLPPGTGRKQYVIANWKMNKNIQETLEFLQQLKEGNGVEVVVCPPAPLLYPAKLYVQGQKKEIQIGAQNVHQEDKGAYTGETAASLLKEIGCSHCIIGHSERRQYAQEDDATVNQKAKQALKRGLTPVICIGETLEQKQQDQTEKVLTKQILGAMDGMDVSQVVFAYEPVWAIGTGESATAAEAQRIHGYIRSVLEYLDVQNAEKVSILYGGSVNENNAQEFASMTDIDGVLVGGASLQVDSFQKIIAVFAKGA, encoded by the coding sequence ATGGATCAATCCATAAAAGCCTATATCAAACAACTTGTACAAGAGGCAATAGAGCAATCCGCGAGTTCCTTGAACAACTTGCCACCAGGTACCGGCAGGAAACAATACGTCATCGCCAATTGGAAAATGAACAAGAACATCCAGGAAACACTGGAATTTTTACAACAGCTTAAAGAAGGAAACGGAGTTGAAGTGGTGGTTTGTCCGCCAGCCCCACTCCTGTATCCCGCCAAGCTTTACGTACAAGGACAAAAGAAAGAGATACAAATTGGTGCCCAAAATGTTCACCAAGAAGATAAAGGCGCCTACACAGGGGAAACGGCAGCAAGCCTGTTAAAGGAGATCGGTTGCTCCCACTGCATCATCGGACACTCTGAAAGAAGGCAATATGCACAAGAAGATGATGCAACCGTGAATCAAAAAGCAAAACAAGCCTTAAAAAGGGGCCTGACCCCTGTCATCTGCATTGGGGAAACATTGGAACAAAAGCAACAGGACCAAACAGAAAAGGTGCTGACCAAGCAAATACTCGGCGCCATGGATGGAATGGATGTGTCGCAGGTCGTATTCGCATACGAGCCGGTTTGGGCAATCGGAACCGGGGAATCAGCAACAGCGGCGGAAGCTCAGCGTATTCACGGATATATCCGCTCTGTGCTTGAATACTTGGACGTACAGAACGCAGAGAAGGTCAGCATTTTATATGGCGGATCTGTAAATGAAAACAATGCACAAGAATTCGCTTCTATGACGGACATCGATGGAGTACTTGTCGGCGGTGCGAGTTTGCAGGTGGATTCTTTTCAGAAAATAATCGCTGTATTTGCCAAAGGAGCGTAG
- a CDS encoding helix-turn-helix domain-containing protein, whose amino-acid sequence MVKHIGNQLKNARTRQEIEIDQLAMLTGLPADTIAAIEAGTLDVQVSTLHKLSEVLRCSFAVGDMSI is encoded by the coding sequence ATGGTGAAACATATCGGAAATCAACTAAAGAATGCAAGAACAAGACAAGAAATAGAAATTGATCAACTTGCCATGCTAACAGGACTGCCGGCAGACACCATTGCTGCAATAGAAGCTGGGACCTTGGATGTGCAGGTATCTACCTTACATAAACTCTCTGAAGTATTAAGATGCTCTTTCGCTGTAGGAGATATGTCCATATAA
- the deoC gene encoding deoxyribose-phosphate aldolase, with protein sequence MIDHTLLKPESTKEQVVKLCEEAKEYNFATVCVNPFWVSTAAQELKGSNVGITTVVGFPLGATNSFVKVSETRDAIASGATEIDMVMNIGALKSGDFETVKKDIEAVVLAAKGHAPVKVIIETGLLETEEKKKACILAKMAGADFVKTSTGFGPGCATAEDIKLMREAVGPDIGVKASACVRDLDTARKLVQAGATRIGASSGIAIVTGGKGTGY encoded by the coding sequence ATGATCGACCATACGCTACTAAAGCCGGAAAGCACAAAAGAGCAGGTCGTCAAGCTTTGTGAAGAGGCGAAAGAATATAACTTTGCAACAGTATGTGTGAATCCTTTCTGGGTGTCCACGGCTGCTCAAGAACTGAAGGGTTCCAATGTGGGTATTACAACGGTAGTCGGCTTCCCGCTTGGTGCTACCAACAGTTTTGTAAAAGTTTCTGAAACACGTGATGCGATTGCAAGTGGAGCAACGGAGATTGACATGGTCATGAACATCGGTGCCCTTAAATCCGGCGACTTTGAAACCGTCAAAAAAGACATCGAAGCGGTCGTGCTTGCTGCTAAAGGTCATGCACCAGTTAAAGTCATCATCGAAACAGGTCTTTTGGAAACAGAAGAAAAGAAAAAAGCATGCATTCTAGCAAAAATGGCCGGAGCGGATTTCGTCAAAACTTCTACAGGCTTCGGACCAGGCTGTGCAACAGCAGAGGACATTAAGCTTATGCGCGAAGCAGTCGGCCCTGACATTGGTGTTAAGGCGTCTGCATGTGTACGTGACCTGGATACGGCAAGAAAGCTTGTGCAGGCAGGTGCTACAAGAATCGGTGCTAGCTCCGGAATTGCGATTGTTACAGGCGGAAAAGGGACTGGATATTAA
- a CDS encoding aldehyde dehydrogenase family protein: MQIKESDIKEMVAQVLAQLGNESKHPTSALEQGNSEIPLGNGVFATVDEAADAATEAWDKLRATSLETRKNMIEKMREVSREQAKSLAELAVKETGLGRVEDKVAKNLLAADKTPGVEDIVATTYSGDGGLTLVEYSPVGVYGAITPSTNPAATIINNSISLVAAGNAVVFNPHPSAKQVSIKTMQLLNEAIVAAGGPANTLTSVASPNIETSNEVMKHPKVRALVVTGGGIVVQAAMSAGKKVIAAGPGNPPVVVDETAIISKAAKDIVTGASFDNNVLCTAEKEVFVVEKVANSLKSEMAKNGAVELKGYQLEKLLGKILVKKGEKYYPNRDFIGKDASVLLEAAGIRADANAKLIIAETKEDHPLVHTEMLMPILPIVRVSDVDKAISLAVKAEKGNRHTAIMHSQNVTNLTKMAKEIQATIFVKNGPSVAGLGYQSEGFTTLTIAGPTGEGLTSAKTFTRQRRCVLVDGFRII; the protein is encoded by the coding sequence GTGCAAATTAAGGAAAGCGATATAAAGGAAATGGTTGCGCAAGTCCTTGCCCAGCTTGGAAATGAAAGTAAGCACCCCACATCTGCTTTAGAACAGGGAAACAGCGAGATACCGCTAGGAAATGGTGTGTTTGCAACCGTTGACGAAGCAGCAGATGCTGCAACAGAGGCATGGGACAAGCTGAGGGCAACTTCACTTGAAACAAGAAAGAACATGATAGAAAAAATGCGGGAAGTAAGCCGTGAGCAAGCAAAATCACTGGCAGAACTCGCAGTAAAAGAAACAGGACTTGGTCGGGTGGAAGACAAGGTGGCGAAGAACCTCTTGGCTGCTGATAAAACACCTGGAGTGGAGGACATTGTTGCCACCACCTATTCCGGGGACGGGGGTCTGACCCTTGTGGAATACTCACCGGTTGGCGTGTATGGAGCCATCACCCCATCCACGAACCCGGCAGCAACTATCATCAATAACTCTATTTCTCTAGTTGCGGCAGGAAATGCGGTTGTTTTTAACCCACACCCAAGTGCTAAACAAGTATCTATTAAAACGATGCAGCTATTGAACGAGGCGATTGTAGCTGCAGGAGGACCAGCCAACACCCTCACTTCCGTTGCCAGTCCAAACATAGAAACTTCTAACGAAGTGATGAAGCACCCGAAAGTAAGAGCTTTAGTCGTCACTGGCGGCGGCATCGTGGTACAGGCGGCAATGAGTGCCGGAAAAAAAGTAATCGCCGCTGGCCCTGGAAACCCACCGGTGGTCGTGGATGAAACAGCCATTATCTCCAAGGCTGCCAAAGACATCGTAACCGGCGCAAGCTTTGATAACAATGTACTTTGTACCGCGGAAAAAGAAGTGTTCGTGGTCGAAAAAGTAGCAAACAGCTTAAAAAGCGAGATGGCCAAAAATGGAGCCGTCGAGTTGAAAGGTTACCAGCTGGAAAAGCTTCTGGGGAAGATTTTAGTTAAAAAAGGCGAGAAATACTATCCGAACCGCGATTTTATCGGAAAGGACGCATCGGTCCTGCTCGAAGCGGCAGGCATCAGAGCTGATGCAAACGCCAAACTCATCATTGCTGAAACAAAGGAAGATCACCCACTGGTGCACACAGAAATGCTGATGCCAATCCTGCCAATAGTTAGAGTGTCAGATGTGGATAAAGCAATCAGCCTGGCAGTCAAAGCTGAAAAAGGCAACCGCCACACTGCCATCATGCATTCTCAGAATGTCACCAACCTGACAAAGATGGCAAAAGAAATCCAAGCGACCATTTTTGTGAAAAACGGTCCGTCTGTTGCAGGTCTTGGCTATCAGAGCGAAGGGTTTACCACCCTTACCATCGCAGGTCCGACGGGAGAAGGGCTGACTTCAGCCAAAACCTTCACCCGCCAAAGACGTTGTGTGCTGGTAGACGGCTTCAGAATTATTTAG
- a CDS encoding RpiB/LacA/LacB family sugar-phosphate isomerase, with protein MKKVAIGSDHGGYELKEALKGYLTELGYEYLDFGCKAKESVDYPDIAFLVGECVATNPDYVGIMIDGVGVGSGMVLNKIPGVRGAVCWDLSSVINSREHNNANVLSIGGQFIGEGLAKQLVKKWLETDFAGGRHDRRVTKVMEIESRFIKR; from the coding sequence ATGAAAAAAGTTGCAATCGGTAGCGACCATGGTGGATACGAGCTAAAAGAGGCTTTGAAAGGCTACTTGACGGAGCTAGGATACGAATACCTTGATTTTGGCTGCAAAGCGAAAGAATCAGTGGATTACCCGGATATTGCATTCCTTGTTGGGGAATGCGTCGCGACTAATCCAGATTACGTTGGCATCATGATTGATGGAGTAGGCGTTGGGAGCGGAATGGTATTGAATAAGATACCGGGTGTCCGAGGAGCTGTATGTTGGGACTTGTCCTCTGTCATTAACAGCCGCGAGCACAATAACGCGAACGTTTTATCCATCGGTGGCCAATTCATCGGGGAAGGCCTTGCCAAGCAATTGGTGAAAAAATGGCTGGAAACTGATTTCGCTGGCGGCCGCCATGACCGTCGTGTCACCAAAGTAATGGAAATCGAAAGTCGTTTTATTAAACGCTGA
- a CDS encoding phosphate propanoyltransferase, with the protein MDRATIKALVQEVVQNTMQTAKKQVPIAVSNRHVHLSPEHVERLFGRGYELKKLKDLSQPDQFAAKETVTLIGPKGRIPNVRVLGPARGKTQVEISLFDGFTLGVTPPIRQSGELEGSESIILMGPRGQLKLDEGLICASRHIHMHPDDGENFRVKDGDMVDIKVDGPRGVTYTNVLIRISPTYRLEMHIDLDEANAANIKNGQHGEITAIKCSPDTEGGCGCGCKGKG; encoded by the coding sequence ATGGATCGAGCAACCATAAAGGCACTGGTGCAAGAGGTGGTTCAAAACACGATGCAAACAGCCAAAAAACAGGTCCCGATTGCTGTATCCAACAGGCATGTCCACTTGTCTCCCGAGCATGTGGAGCGGCTGTTCGGGCGGGGCTATGAGCTGAAAAAGCTAAAGGACCTTTCTCAGCCTGACCAGTTTGCCGCAAAAGAAACGGTCACACTAATCGGTCCAAAAGGGAGGATCCCTAATGTACGGGTTTTGGGCCCGGCACGAGGCAAAACGCAAGTGGAAATCTCTCTTTTTGACGGGTTTACATTAGGCGTTACGCCGCCGATTCGTCAGTCTGGAGAGTTAGAGGGGTCAGAATCTATCATTCTCATGGGTCCAAGAGGTCAACTGAAGTTGGACGAAGGATTGATTTGTGCCTCCCGTCATATCCACATGCATCCAGATGACGGAGAAAATTTTCGCGTGAAAGACGGAGACATGGTGGATATAAAAGTCGATGGTCCCAGAGGCGTCACTTACACCAATGTTCTTATTCGAATCTCTCCAACATACAGGCTGGAAATGCATATCGATCTCGATGAGGCGAATGCGGCCAACATAAAGAATGGCCAGCATGGCGAAATCACTGCCATAAAGTGTTCTCCAGATACGGAGGGAGGTTGTGGCTGTGGATGTAAAGGAAAAGGTTAA
- a CDS encoding ABC transporter substrate-binding protein, which yields MKGIGRIWLLSLMALMLIVSTACSNESGGSNSDNNDEDSVTLTIGSWRTEDSANYQKVIEAFNEKHPDIEVEFKPSKNTEYNTILNTSLQAGEGPDIIHLRPYAPGLELAKAGYVEPIDGLNGLDTFPDETLQASRGEDGKQYGVPLNLSTTQVFYNKAIFKEHGLEEPKTWDEFIAINEKLKSEGVTPLAFGTKEGWLLSLAHGIFGPAHLGGNEFVEKISKGETDFTSPEFVKSIQVMEDLKEYFPNNSEGLGMEDIRTLFFTGQAAMFPLGSWEIEVLREMNPDLELGFFPMPSAVGGEPTLTTWVDGSFGINANSEHKEEAKKFLEFLTTEEFGELFTTNFKMISAIPGVQSDNELVNELSKAVSEYSTPYMMLVYFAGGNPSSKVTIETELQGMYIGEQDVDGVVKTLQENTEAWFEPFQ from the coding sequence GTGAAAGGTATAGGGAGAATTTGGTTATTGAGTTTGATGGCGCTAATGCTAATCGTTTCTACAGCTTGCTCCAACGAATCTGGAGGATCAAACAGCGACAACAATGACGAAGACAGCGTTACACTGACTATCGGAAGTTGGAGAACAGAGGATTCAGCAAACTACCAAAAAGTAATTGAGGCATTCAACGAAAAACACCCAGACATCGAAGTGGAATTCAAACCGTCCAAAAATACGGAGTACAACACAATCCTAAACACTTCCCTGCAAGCAGGAGAAGGTCCAGACATCATTCATCTGCGTCCATATGCACCAGGTCTTGAATTGGCAAAAGCAGGCTATGTAGAACCAATTGATGGCTTAAACGGATTAGATACTTTTCCTGATGAAACATTACAGGCATCAAGAGGAGAAGATGGCAAACAATATGGTGTTCCTTTGAACTTAAGTACAACACAAGTATTTTACAATAAAGCTATTTTTAAAGAACATGGGCTTGAAGAGCCAAAAACGTGGGATGAGTTTATTGCCATTAATGAAAAGTTAAAATCTGAAGGTGTTACACCACTTGCGTTCGGAACAAAAGAAGGCTGGTTGTTATCCCTTGCACACGGAATTTTTGGCCCTGCACACTTGGGTGGTAACGAATTTGTAGAAAAAATCTCGAAAGGGGAAACGGATTTTACAAGCCCTGAGTTTGTAAAATCCATTCAAGTAATGGAGGATCTTAAAGAATATTTCCCTAACAACTCAGAAGGACTTGGCATGGAAGATATCCGTACACTTTTCTTCACAGGTCAAGCAGCTATGTTTCCTCTAGGCAGCTGGGAAATCGAAGTGTTGCGTGAAATGAATCCAGACTTAGAACTTGGTTTCTTCCCAATGCCATCAGCAGTTGGTGGAGAGCCTACCCTTACAACATGGGTGGATGGTTCATTCGGAATTAACGCAAACTCCGAGCACAAGGAAGAAGCAAAAAAATTCCTCGAATTCTTAACAACAGAAGAGTTTGGTGAACTTTTCACAACAAACTTTAAAATGATCAGCGCTATCCCAGGCGTTCAATCCGACAATGAATTAGTGAACGAACTTAGCAAAGCAGTAAGCGAATATTCTACACCATACATGATGCTTGTTTACTTTGCAGGTGGGAACCCATCTTCTAAAGTAACCATTGAAACCGAACTTCAAGGAATGTATATCGGTGAACAAGACGTAGACGGGGTCGTGAAAACATTGCAAGAAAACACAGAGGCTTGGTTTGAGCCGTTTCAATAA